The Teredinibacter sp. KSP-S5-2 genome includes a window with the following:
- a CDS encoding phage tail protein: MTTALIQPAPQFNFSVVLWDTPQSTEFGDIATSVGSALIDIGSQMLFGAFNEVQGLDSDVEVETYQEGGLNKHPHRFYSKGKYRNLTLKRGCSFNTSMWDWHNQVIAGKQKLRKSGIVILFDRGGPNLVQAGLPFLDRMPVSAWMFDNGLPERITGPQLNAKGNEIAIESMEISHEGLVRLSPSLIPGFADINSALGGLAAAGAAAAVAGVAATSLL, translated from the coding sequence ATGACAACGGCACTGATTCAACCGGCACCGCAATTTAATTTTTCCGTTGTGCTTTGGGATACACCACAAAGTACCGAGTTCGGTGATATCGCCACATCCGTTGGCAGTGCCTTAATTGATATTGGCAGTCAAATGTTGTTTGGTGCATTTAACGAAGTGCAGGGGTTGGACAGTGATGTTGAGGTTGAAACATATCAGGAAGGCGGCCTAAACAAACATCCTCACCGTTTTTATAGCAAAGGTAAATATCGCAACCTGACATTAAAACGGGGCTGCAGTTTTAATACCTCCATGTGGGATTGGCACAATCAGGTTATTGCCGGCAAACAAAAATTACGTAAAAGCGGCATTGTTATTTTATTTGATCGCGGCGGCCCGAACCTGGTGCAGGCCGGCTTGCCATTTCTTGATCGCATGCCGGTGTCAGCCTGGATGTTCGACAACGGTTTGCCTGAACGAATTACCGGGCCTCAACTCAATGCCAAAGGCAATGAAATTGCCATTGAATCCATGGAGATCAGCCACGAGGGGCTGGTGCGTTTATCGCCTTCATTAATTCCTGGTTTTGCTGATATTAACTCCGCACTTGGTGGTTTAGCCGCAGCGGGTGCCGCTGCCGCAGTCGCGGGTGTGGCGGCAACGTCCTTATTGTGA
- the ptsP gene encoding phosphoenolpyruvate--protein phosphotransferase: MSKNTVMELTRIIQNASLAPSSKEQVQIIVDAISDVIHIDVCSLYRKTPSNKMILLASHGLASNRPVILGENQGLVGRVASQRHSINIINPELHPDYLYVPSSKEEEFHSFCGVPLVHHGEVIGVLVVQSRRAELLATEQEAFLSTLGAHLALLIANIPAESLTFNQENEKKVGVSGSPGISIGRIKLIKSSGLNSVQDNPCTDIEEEIENWKQLREQVRQELKEERITVERELGDSLASVLDAYQLFLDDIGFSQKIETEIRRGKTLLWAIKQTIKFFSDQFQAMDDPYLQARHEDINALGNKLYHSWQGTHLTSEDIQSEEPVILVGEQITVSDIANLPTEQLAGIICYTGAALSHIAIFSNALGIPAVLGVGSLNVQDGDYVIVNADSAYIVLKPSRQLIKEYQVVLKSRQAFDETLKAKLKEPAVTQDGVRIQLFANSGLQADIMPGVRNGADGIGLYRTEIPFMIRQNLPTEDEQVKVYQQVISAYESKPVYIRTLDVGADKPLPYLPHVVEENPALGLRGIRFTLDNLQILLTQFRAIMRAAEGKSNVNVLLPMVGATQELDQSIELLESAYRQLSEEGVSVTKPKIGIMVEVPATISLLPFWKNKIDFVSIGSNDLSQYLLALDRNNTLVAKLYDPLHPAVVHEIKRIKSIADQYEIDVSLCGEMASDPIAVVLLVGMGIRRLSMSSAKIPYIKWLLSSHTIQDAEEFAAKALACDTSAAIRELGKDFVR; this comes from the coding sequence ATGAGCAAAAATACTGTGATGGAACTGACGCGTATTATTCAAAACGCGTCGTTAGCGCCCAGTTCAAAAGAGCAAGTACAAATTATTGTAGATGCGATCAGTGATGTGATTCACATCGATGTGTGCAGTTTGTACCGTAAAACGCCATCGAACAAAATGATTCTCCTGGCCAGCCATGGTTTGGCATCCAATCGCCCGGTTATTTTGGGAGAAAACCAGGGGCTGGTAGGGCGCGTCGCATCGCAACGGCACAGCATTAATATTATTAACCCCGAGTTGCACCCTGATTATCTTTACGTGCCATCGTCCAAAGAAGAAGAGTTTCACAGTTTTTGTGGTGTCCCGCTTGTACATCATGGTGAAGTGATTGGGGTGTTGGTGGTACAAAGTCGGCGGGCCGAATTATTGGCCACTGAGCAAGAAGCCTTCCTTTCAACGCTTGGTGCGCATCTCGCCTTATTAATCGCCAATATTCCTGCAGAAAGCTTAACGTTTAATCAGGAAAACGAAAAAAAGGTAGGTGTTAGCGGCTCTCCTGGCATATCCATTGGTCGAATTAAACTGATCAAAAGCAGTGGCCTGAATTCCGTGCAGGACAACCCCTGTACAGACATCGAAGAAGAAATCGAAAACTGGAAACAATTAAGAGAGCAGGTTAGGCAAGAGTTAAAAGAAGAAAGAATTACTGTTGAGCGCGAGTTGGGGGATAGCCTGGCTTCGGTATTGGATGCTTACCAGCTATTTCTTGACGATATAGGCTTTAGTCAGAAAATTGAAACTGAAATTCGTCGCGGCAAAACCTTGTTGTGGGCAATAAAGCAAACAATTAAGTTTTTTTCCGATCAATTTCAGGCTATGGATGATCCATACTTACAGGCGCGACATGAAGATATCAATGCACTGGGAAATAAACTATATCACTCCTGGCAGGGTACACATTTAACCAGTGAAGATATCCAGTCCGAAGAGCCGGTTATTCTTGTCGGCGAACAAATTACGGTATCGGATATTGCCAACTTGCCAACGGAACAATTAGCCGGGATTATTTGCTATACCGGTGCAGCTTTATCGCATATTGCAATTTTTTCTAACGCACTTGGCATTCCTGCGGTGTTGGGTGTGGGAAGTTTAAATGTTCAGGATGGCGATTACGTCATTGTTAATGCCGATTCCGCCTACATTGTTTTAAAACCCAGCAGACAGTTAATAAAAGAATATCAGGTAGTGCTCAAAAGTCGGCAGGCATTTGATGAGACCCTGAAAGCGAAATTAAAAGAGCCTGCCGTCACTCAGGACGGCGTTAGAATTCAATTATTTGCCAACTCCGGGTTGCAGGCGGATATTATGCCTGGTGTGAGAAACGGCGCTGATGGTATTGGCCTGTATCGTACTGAAATTCCATTTATGATTCGGCAAAACCTGCCTACCGAAGATGAACAGGTAAAAGTTTATCAGCAAGTCATTTCCGCTTATGAGTCCAAACCTGTTTATATCCGAACCCTGGATGTAGGCGCAGATAAACCTTTGCCGTATTTACCGCATGTTGTTGAAGAAAATCCGGCCTTGGGTTTGAGGGGTATACGTTTTACCCTCGATAATTTGCAGATCTTGCTCACCCAATTCCGTGCGATTATGCGCGCAGCGGAAGGCAAAAGTAATGTCAATGTTCTGTTACCTATGGTGGGTGCTACGCAAGAACTGGATCAAAGTATTGAGTTGCTGGAGTCTGCTTATCGGCAATTAAGCGAAGAGGGTGTTTCGGTAACCAAACCGAAAATTGGCATTATGGTTGAAGTGCCAGCGACCATTTCATTATTACCTTTCTGGAAAAATAAAATTGATTTCGTTTCAATTGGCAGTAATGACTTATCACAGTATTTACTGGCATTGGATCGCAACAACACTTTGGTGGCAAAACTTTATGATCCACTGCATCCTGCCGTGGTACATGAAATTAAGCGAATAAAAAGTATTGCAGATCAATATGAAATTGATGTCAGCTTGTGTGGTGAAATGGCCTCCGATCCCATCGCCGTTGTTTTGTTGGTTGGCATGGGAATTCGGCGCCTCAGTATGAGTTCGGCCAAAATTCCGTATATAAAATGGTTGCTCAGTTCGCATACCATTCAGGACGCGGAAGAATTTGCAGCGAAAGCTTTAGCTTGTGATACCTCAGCAGCAATACGAGAGTTAGGCAAAGACTTTGTTCGCTAA
- a CDS encoding phage tail sheath family protein, with amino-acid sequence MSTAVSYSVPGIYHRPSQRQASFSRVRTDIVGFVGITGAARHLHKAVAVNDWQSYVDAFHRDERGREIAVPPGSQLDQSVKDFFANGGARCWVVTCANDIRNLDSDKLSALMLGYDDLDQHHGLELLLRQEEVSIVVLPELDAEIVPDRLPSAAISIDGPPCFVTCTQIAEQIMLENLAGPYLSSERFFTDQEVLQCQRYLLTRLQRESWRWFALLAPPPDKSELAAKKWHDQLVQHNPECYHAALYWPWVYSQTAPGSSIQLRSPVGFMAGVFARRDLAKGPHSAPANEVLTSVVGLQQEVSEKTIENLYDHGINVIRSLPGRGVRIWGARTLSWSRDTRNEALGYINARRCLTAIERTAERLGQQIVFQPNTPILRLQIFQTLVSYLSKVYESGALLGDDEQSAFFVRCDGTNNPAENVEQGLLVCEVGVALAKPAEFIVFRIGRREGLSEIEELNA; translated from the coding sequence ATGTCGACAGCAGTTTCATACAGCGTACCGGGAATTTATCACCGGCCCAGCCAAAGGCAGGCATCCTTTTCCCGTGTACGCACGGACATTGTAGGCTTCGTTGGTATTACCGGCGCAGCGCGGCATTTGCATAAAGCGGTTGCCGTCAACGACTGGCAAAGTTATGTCGATGCGTTTCACCGCGATGAACGAGGTCGTGAAATTGCTGTGCCTCCAGGTTCGCAATTAGATCAATCCGTAAAAGATTTTTTTGCCAATGGTGGTGCGCGTTGTTGGGTCGTGACCTGTGCTAACGATATACGCAACCTTGATAGCGACAAACTGAGTGCACTTATGCTCGGTTACGACGATCTCGATCAGCATCACGGTCTGGAGTTGTTGTTACGGCAGGAAGAAGTATCCATCGTTGTGTTACCGGAGCTGGATGCGGAAATTGTGCCCGATCGTTTACCTTCAGCAGCAATATCGATTGACGGGCCACCTTGTTTTGTTACCTGCACACAAATTGCAGAACAAATAATGTTGGAAAATCTTGCGGGGCCGTATTTATCCTCGGAACGTTTTTTTACCGATCAGGAAGTATTGCAATGCCAGCGTTATTTACTAACACGCCTGCAACGGGAAAGCTGGCGCTGGTTTGCTTTATTGGCACCACCACCGGATAAAAGTGAATTGGCAGCAAAAAAATGGCACGACCAATTAGTTCAACACAATCCCGAATGCTACCACGCAGCACTTTACTGGCCCTGGGTGTATTCGCAAACCGCGCCGGGTTCGAGTATTCAATTGCGTTCTCCCGTTGGTTTTATGGCCGGTGTTTTTGCTCGCAGGGATTTAGCCAAAGGCCCTCATAGTGCTCCAGCCAATGAAGTATTGACTAGTGTGGTTGGTCTGCAGCAGGAAGTCAGCGAAAAAACCATAGAAAATCTTTACGACCACGGCATAAATGTTATTCGCAGTTTGCCCGGCCGAGGGGTGCGTATCTGGGGCGCTAGAACCTTGTCCTGGTCCCGTGATACTCGTAACGAGGCGTTAGGTTATATCAATGCCCGTCGTTGTTTAACCGCAATTGAACGCACCGCCGAGCGACTAGGTCAGCAAATAGTTTTTCAACCCAATACACCCATACTGCGGCTGCAAATATTCCAAACACTGGTGTCCTATTTAAGCAAAGTTTATGAAAGCGGCGCATTGCTCGGTGACGATGAGCAAAGCGCTTTTTTTGTGCGTTGTGATGGCACCAATAATCCAGCCGAAAATGTGGAGCAGGGGTTGCTCGTATGTGAAGTGGGTGTGGCGTTAGCGAAACCGGCCGAATTTATTGTGTTTCGAATTGGACGACGGGAAGGGCTTTCGGAAATTGAGGAGCTTAACGCATGA
- a CDS encoding 5-(carboxyamino)imidazole ribonucleotide synthase: MHVAIIGGGQLARMLALAGWPMGIKFSFLVEQDESIQCVEGLGTIVRLDSSHTPQQIFEDLGQPDLVTVERESVDVVLLKGLGEFCPAYPNERAVWLSQNRIREKEFLRSLSIPTADFFGFHGGDSIESQISMPVVIKSTEFGYDGKHQWLIKTEDDLKAFQALGLEGEFIAESWVPFDKEVSMIAARSVNGEVCCYPLTENVHKQGILSTSIAPAEGLTDALENKAEGYAQKILEEMDYVGVLAVECFQVGDQLLVNELAPRVHNSGHWTQNGSLNSQFENHLRALCGFPLGDTSVSGYTGMVNILGGNKLPSSEELIASHANVHWYNKTPKMGRKLGHVNLNYADLGELKQAMQAVLATVDD, encoded by the coding sequence ATGCATGTTGCAATCATTGGTGGAGGCCAACTTGCAAGAATGCTCGCATTAGCGGGCTGGCCCATGGGCATAAAATTTTCATTTCTGGTCGAACAAGACGAGTCCATTCAATGTGTGGAAGGTTTGGGTACCATTGTTCGATTGGATTCAAGCCACACACCACAGCAGATATTTGAGGATCTGGGGCAACCAGACCTTGTTACGGTTGAACGTGAATCGGTAGATGTTGTTTTGCTCAAAGGTTTGGGGGAGTTTTGTCCCGCATACCCTAACGAAAGAGCCGTTTGGTTATCCCAAAATCGCATTCGTGAGAAAGAGTTTCTAAGATCGCTGTCAATTCCAACCGCCGACTTTTTCGGTTTTCACGGCGGCGATTCCATCGAAAGCCAGATTTCTATGCCGGTGGTCATTAAATCAACAGAGTTCGGTTATGACGGTAAGCATCAGTGGTTGATTAAAACCGAAGATGACTTGAAGGCGTTTCAGGCTTTGGGGCTTGAAGGTGAGTTTATTGCTGAGTCCTGGGTGCCCTTTGATAAAGAAGTGTCCATGATCGCAGCGCGTTCGGTTAATGGCGAGGTGTGTTGTTACCCTTTAACTGAAAACGTACACAAGCAGGGCATTCTTTCTACGTCTATTGCTCCTGCAGAAGGGCTTACTGACGCGCTGGAAAATAAAGCTGAAGGCTACGCGCAAAAGATCCTGGAAGAAATGGACTATGTTGGTGTGTTGGCGGTGGAATGTTTCCAGGTTGGCGATCAGCTATTGGTGAATGAACTTGCACCTCGTGTGCATAACAGCGGCCACTGGACACAAAACGGTTCGTTAAACAGCCAGTTTGAAAACCATTTGCGTGCCCTGTGTGGGTTCCCGCTTGGTGATACCAGTGTTTCTGGCTATACCGGAATGGTAAACATTCTTGGTGGTAACAAACTTCCTTCCAGTGAAGAACTTATTGCCAGCCATGCTAATGTACATTGGTACAACAAAACACCAAAAATGGGCAGAAAGCTTGGCCATGTAAACTTGAATTACGCAGACTTGGGTGAGTTGAAACAAGCCATGCAAGCCGTTCTGGCAACTGTGGATGATTAA
- the purE gene encoding 5-(carboxyamino)imidazole ribonucleotide mutase — MSSKDISVGVIMGSKSDWPTMEKACQVLDQLQVKYEAKVVSAHRTPDRLYEYAKSAADNGIKVIIAGAGGAAHLPGMTAAMTHLPVVAVPIQSKALKGMDSLLSIVQMPKGVAVATQAIGESGAFNAGLLAAQILALSDEALTGRLIDWRAQQTQEVGEEVE, encoded by the coding sequence ATGAGCAGTAAAGACATATCAGTCGGGGTCATTATGGGCTCAAAGTCGGATTGGCCAACAATGGAAAAGGCATGCCAGGTACTCGATCAGCTGCAAGTAAAATACGAAGCCAAGGTCGTGTCTGCCCACAGAACCCCTGACCGTCTGTATGAATACGCCAAGTCTGCTGCGGATAACGGTATCAAAGTCATTATTGCCGGAGCCGGCGGTGCTGCTCATCTACCTGGAATGACTGCGGCCATGACCCACCTTCCTGTTGTTGCCGTTCCTATTCAATCCAAGGCTCTTAAGGGTATGGATAGTCTACTTTCTATCGTCCAAATGCCGAAAGGGGTTGCAGTTGCCACACAAGCTATAGGAGAATCCGGCGCTTTTAATGCTGGTCTATTGGCTGCGCAAATCCTTGCTTTGTCTGACGAAGCATTAACTGGCAGATTGATTGATTGGCGCGCACAACAAACCCAAGAAGTCGGGGAAGAGGTCGAATAA
- a CDS encoding DUF4255 domain-containing protein: MATYRVLEKTSETLVSLLEKRLLLAGMNNVEVRVVTTSAFSELRTTSNPVISIFLYQVAENTETRNAPRFTNSDGSIQRQPLGLELGYLITPWGARRQNVSDSQAAAEETVLIGLILQTFYDAAEVGTTQLSQGVGQSVWQAGDAMQIIWESLPIEDHYRIWDSSELGYRLSLTYRVRVLGLAATPQDGGAPVAEANFGGGS, encoded by the coding sequence ATGGCAACATATAGAGTGTTGGAAAAAACCAGCGAAACACTTGTCAGCTTATTGGAAAAACGCTTGCTATTGGCAGGTATGAACAATGTTGAAGTTCGTGTTGTGACAACATCGGCATTCAGTGAACTGCGTACGACATCCAATCCGGTCATTTCAATCTTTTTATATCAAGTTGCGGAAAATACCGAAACCCGCAATGCACCCAGGTTTACCAATAGTGATGGTTCAATACAGCGACAGCCACTGGGTTTGGAGTTGGGTTATCTGATTACCCCCTGGGGGGCACGCAGACAAAATGTGTCAGACAGTCAGGCAGCAGCAGAAGAAACCGTATTAATTGGTTTAATCCTACAAACCTTTTACGATGCCGCCGAAGTTGGCACAACACAATTAAGTCAAGGCGTGGGTCAGTCCGTTTGGCAAGCGGGCGATGCCATGCAAATTATCTGGGAATCACTACCCATAGAGGATCACTACCGTATTTGGGATTCTTCTGAATTGGGATATCGATTATCGCTGACCTATCGGGTTCGGGTATTGGGTTTGGCCGCGACACCACAGGATGGTGGAGCCCCCGTTGCCGAAGCCAATTTTGGAGGTGGATCGTGA
- a CDS encoding phage tail protein: MATERNNPYSNFNFIVERDGQVLGAFSEVGGLDSENTPIEYREGADATNAVRKLPGIESYTNITLKRGITGNMALWDWRKEVRDGTGAFPPTSTVTIKLLNELRDENSPAMTWTVTDAWPTKITGPSLSAKGNEIAIEQVDLAHSRIDIS, translated from the coding sequence ATGGCAACAGAAAGAAACAATCCGTACTCAAATTTTAATTTTATTGTTGAGCGTGATGGGCAGGTTCTGGGTGCATTTTCTGAAGTGGGCGGCTTGGACAGCGAGAACACACCAATCGAATATCGAGAAGGTGCCGACGCAACCAATGCAGTAAGAAAGCTTCCCGGTATTGAAAGCTACACCAATATCACATTAAAACGCGGCATTACCGGCAATATGGCGTTGTGGGATTGGCGTAAGGAAGTCCGTGACGGCACCGGTGCTTTTCCTCCCACATCCACGGTCACCATTAAATTATTAAATGAACTGCGCGATGAAAATTCACCGGCTATGACCTGGACGGTAACAGACGCCTGGCCAACCAAAATAACCGGCCCGAGTTTGTCTGCAAAAGGCAATGAAATTGCCATTGAGCAAGTGGATCTGGCTCATAGCCGCATTGATATTTCATGA
- a CDS encoding phage tail sheath subtilisin-like domain-containing protein: MPEYLHPGVYIEETSYRGKPIQGVSTSTAGFVGKTRKGPEGKPTLVTSFNDYTRKFGAQVSPPELLGDYMGHAVKAFFDNGGSRAFIVSVLASDALAASQTANQGTVLRLPTGTTVRGGATTFTLNSLRNVAVGSVLRVYTRPDTLSPFSESLLLNVQSYDALRNQVTVGANEIPNGTTLTAANTYILVSGVSPHGVAPNTGGPEITAKNRGEDGNNITVNFIPTDRTPVALTSGSALREQPVLETVAGPIADGAVTIELSSASLRRLRVGDQIAVGTVEPLTVGAIAAATLDFTINGGGPGADFSAGGATVTLISRGGVNLPTPFELGTVEAGSFDLTGSPVTEANVQHGVAAALVAGDVIRLDDGGNQDDLTITAVQLAQDVAPGAHVTLASPVSPQQTDADIRLLATLDDNTLPTARIIVADASSFTSPFRTSSAEPVSITNGSVYSAAQILLVDSANNTLYVTYSNVAGNFGETVTTGNWTTLSSTEVAAHGDTIVSVASTNSFYSGAKVFLDNGTRQFEAVVASVDPAARRIQFSQPLDLGGAGQFIELAANPSDRRAFVRTAEITLEVYENGVLSEVFDGLSWNTDTSTDAYRRYFVERINDDEAGSDLIEITQPGNPGFAQVNQPVTPNGLAMSLLNGSNGSNLTAVDLIGADNGPGSRTGIEALNERDDISIVAVPGVTDESVQSALLTHCELNKYRIAVLDGEKGSNSVSDIQAHRNNYDSKYGAYYAPWLKSLDLTTGRTVLVPPSGHVMGIYARSDANVGVHKAPANEVVRNISDLEFPFTAGEQDILNPAGVNLIRELTPRGIRVWGARTMTSDQEWKYVNVRRLFIFLEHSIDKGTQWVVFEPNNESLWARVVETITSFLTGVWKTGALMGTTADQAFFVRCDRSTMTQDDIDNGRLVVEIGVAPTYPAEFVIFRIGQFTASSN, encoded by the coding sequence ATGCCAGAATATCTACACCCCGGCGTATATATTGAGGAGACTTCTTACCGCGGCAAACCGATACAGGGCGTAAGTACCAGTACGGCGGGCTTTGTTGGCAAAACGCGTAAGGGGCCAGAAGGAAAACCAACGTTAGTCACCAGTTTTAATGACTATACACGTAAATTTGGTGCCCAGGTTTCACCACCGGAATTACTGGGTGACTACATGGGACACGCGGTTAAAGCCTTTTTTGATAATGGCGGCAGTCGTGCATTTATTGTGAGTGTGCTTGCGTCAGATGCGTTAGCCGCGAGTCAAACGGCTAATCAGGGAACCGTATTGCGGTTGCCAACGGGGACGACTGTCCGCGGTGGCGCCACCACTTTTACGTTAAATTCATTGCGTAATGTCGCTGTCGGTAGTGTGCTACGTGTTTACACCCGGCCGGATACATTAAGCCCATTCAGCGAAAGCTTGCTACTCAATGTGCAATCCTATGACGCGCTGCGAAATCAAGTGACGGTGGGCGCAAACGAAATTCCGAATGGCACCACACTCACAGCGGCCAATACCTACATTCTGGTATCTGGAGTATCACCTCATGGTGTAGCACCGAACACCGGTGGGCCGGAAATTACCGCAAAAAACCGTGGTGAAGACGGTAATAATATTACGGTAAATTTTATCCCTACCGATAGAACCCCGGTTGCGTTAACCAGTGGTTCTGCGTTAAGGGAACAACCGGTTCTGGAAACGGTGGCTGGACCAATTGCGGATGGTGCCGTAACAATAGAACTGAGCAGTGCGAGTTTACGACGTCTTCGTGTGGGCGATCAGATTGCCGTCGGCACGGTTGAACCCTTAACAGTCGGTGCCATTGCAGCAGCCACATTGGACTTCACAATTAATGGCGGTGGTCCCGGCGCAGATTTTTCTGCCGGTGGTGCAACCGTGACATTAATTTCCCGTGGTGGCGTAAATCTGCCCACACCATTTGAGTTGGGTACCGTTGAAGCGGGCAGCTTTGATTTAACCGGTTCGCCCGTCACTGAAGCCAATGTCCAGCATGGTGTTGCCGCTGCGCTAGTTGCAGGTGATGTCATTCGATTGGACGATGGTGGTAATCAAGATGATTTAACCATCACCGCCGTTCAACTTGCACAGGATGTTGCGCCGGGTGCCCATGTTACTTTAGCCAGCCCGGTTTCTCCGCAGCAAACCGATGCCGATATTCGATTACTGGCAACACTGGACGATAACACTTTGCCAACGGCCCGAATCATTGTCGCCGATGCCAGCAGCTTTACCAGTCCGTTTCGTACCAGTTCGGCTGAACCGGTTTCGATTACCAACGGCAGCGTGTATTCCGCTGCACAAATACTGTTAGTCGATAGCGCCAACAATACTTTGTACGTCACATATTCCAACGTCGCAGGAAATTTTGGCGAAACAGTAACAACAGGCAACTGGACAACGCTCTCATCCACAGAGGTCGCCGCACATGGTGATACCATTGTGAGTGTTGCATCGACAAACAGTTTTTATAGTGGTGCGAAAGTTTTTCTTGATAACGGCACCCGACAATTTGAAGCCGTAGTTGCATCGGTTGACCCCGCTGCGCGACGAATTCAGTTTTCTCAACCCCTGGATTTAGGTGGCGCGGGTCAGTTTATAGAACTCGCTGCAAATCCGTCTGACCGCCGCGCATTTGTGCGCACCGCAGAAATTACCTTGGAAGTTTATGAAAACGGTGTATTAAGTGAAGTCTTTGACGGACTTAGCTGGAATACCGATACCAGTACGGATGCGTATCGACGTTATTTTGTTGAACGCATTAATGATGACGAAGCGGGTTCTGATTTAATTGAAATTACTCAACCCGGCAACCCTGGTTTTGCTCAGGTTAACCAACCGGTTACGCCTAACGGTTTGGCGATGTCCTTATTAAATGGCAGTAACGGTAGCAACTTAACTGCAGTAGATTTAATCGGTGCCGACAACGGTCCAGGCAGTCGAACCGGTATCGAAGCGCTCAACGAACGAGACGATATTTCCATTGTTGCTGTGCCGGGTGTCACGGATGAGTCTGTGCAAAGCGCCTTGCTTACACATTGCGAATTAAATAAATATCGCATTGCTGTTCTGGATGGCGAAAAAGGCAGTAACTCCGTTAGCGATATTCAAGCCCACAGAAATAATTACGATTCCAAATACGGCGCTTACTACGCTCCCTGGTTAAAGTCATTAGACCTCACCACCGGTCGAACTGTTTTAGTTCCACCCAGTGGCCATGTTATGGGAATTTATGCCCGTTCCGATGCCAATGTCGGTGTGCATAAAGCACCGGCTAACGAAGTGGTACGCAATATCTCTGACCTTGAATTTCCATTTACCGCTGGTGAACAGGACATTCTCAATCCGGCTGGTGTGAATTTAATTCGCGAACTCACGCCGCGCGGTATTCGGGTTTGGGGCGCACGTACCATGACCAGTGATCAGGAATGGAAATACGTCAACGTCAGACGATTATTTATTTTCCTTGAACACTCCATCGATAAAGGCACCCAGTGGGTGGTATTCGAACCCAATAACGAAAGCTTGTGGGCAAGGGTGGTGGAAACCATTACATCATTTTTAACCGGAGTTTGGAAAACCGGTGCATTAATGGGCACCACAGCAGATCAGGCATTTTTTGTTCGCTGTGATCGCAGCACTATGACACAGGATGACATTGATAATGGTCGGCTGGTGGTGGAAATTGGCGTTGCACCAACATACCCCGCTGAGTTTGTCATATTCCGCATCGGTCAATTTACCGCAAGCAGTAATTAG
- a CDS encoding LysM peptidoglycan-binding domain-containing protein — MGLSKAKIKNISRDNGAEVDVLFNPTDYSITTNMNYAEINVPGLRVPLMQFVRGDAQVLAAELFLDRSTSGDSLKEDLDQLRQFVTIDEELHAPPVCSFKWGDVDEFRGVITNFQEKFLLFNEDGKVLRARVTLSMKSYHPAELQYQELNLQSPDRTKTRIVQEGERLDIIADQEYGDATLWTVIAEENGITRPRLIQAGDVLTIPPL; from the coding sequence ATGGGATTAAGCAAAGCAAAAATCAAAAATATCTCCCGTGATAATGGCGCGGAAGTGGATGTGCTGTTTAATCCAACCGATTACAGCATCACCACCAATATGAATTACGCCGAAATTAATGTGCCCGGCCTGCGAGTGCCACTGATGCAATTTGTTCGCGGCGATGCGCAGGTTTTAGCCGCTGAACTGTTTTTAGATCGCAGCACCAGTGGTGATAGTTTAAAGGAAGACCTCGACCAATTGCGTCAGTTCGTCACCATTGATGAAGAACTTCACGCACCGCCGGTATGCAGTTTTAAGTGGGGTGATGTCGACGAGTTTCGCGGTGTTATTACCAACTTTCAGGAAAAATTTTTACTCTTTAATGAAGACGGAAAAGTCCTTCGTGCGCGAGTGACTTTGTCCATGAAAAGCTATCACCCGGCGGAGTTGCAGTATCAGGAATTAAACCTGCAATCACCGGACAGAACCAAAACCCGAATTGTTCAGGAGGGGGAGCGTTTGGATATTATCGCCGATCAAGAATATGGCGATGCCACGCTCTGGACAGTGATTGCAGAGGAAAACGGCATTACCCGGCCCAGGTTAATTCAGGCCGGGGACGTGCTCACTATTCCACCATTGTAG